The genome window CGGAGGTCACGACGCCGGGCCCGCGGTCGGGGCTCTCCTTGTGAAGCGCCACCGGCACCTACTGGCTAAGCTCGACGAGGGGCCCAGTACAGGACGGAGGCTCCCATGACGACGACTGTCGAACCGCGTGACGTGCCCCCTCGCCTCGCCACCGGCGCGTTCATCCTGAACTCCGGCTTGGACATGCTGAAAGCCGATGCGGAGACGGCCGAGGGCCTGCACGGCATGGCCTGTGTCGCCTACCCGTTCCTGAAGAAGATCGAGCCCGAGCGGTTCACCCGACTGCTCGCCTGGTCGGAGATCGCGGTCGGCGGAACGCTGCTCGCCCCATTCGTGCCGACCCGGCTGGCCGGGCTGGCGCTGACCGGATTCTCCGGGGGCCTGATCGGTCTGTATCTGCGGGTTCCCGGGCTGCGGGAGCCCGGAAGCCTCCGGCCCACCCAGAACGGCATCCCGATGGCCAAGGACTTCTGGATGCTGGGCATCGGTCTCGGTTTCCTGAGCTCCAAGGCCCGCTGCTCACGCGCGCGTGCGTCCAGTTGCCCATGGCGCCGGTCCCGATCCTGACACGTCGGCCGGGGACCGGACGGGCGACGCCCGGTCCCGTGGCGGGTTCCGTACATCCGAGGAGTGATCATGAGTGAGTTGGACGAACTGCGCAGTCGCGTGCGGCAGATGCGAGCCAAGGCGAAAGACCTGAAGGACGAAGCCGAACGCACCACCGACCCCGAGGAACGCCGGCGTCTGAAGGAGAAGGCCAGTCGGATCGAATCGGAGAGTGAGCAGGTCAGCGGTATGGCGAGCGGGGACATCTACCCCATGGAGTGAAACCGGGAAGGCCTGCTGCTGTTTCCCCGGCCCCGTACCGGCAGGACTCCGTACGAGGCCGGGGGAATCCTGACGCGCCCCGGGCGTTGAACAAGGATGTGAGTTCAGTGATCGCATCCACCCGGTTCTCCGTGCTCGACCGTTCCCGCATCCGTGAGGGGCACGACGGTCCGGAGGCGCTGCGCGACTCGGTGCGCCTCGCCGAGGAGGCCGAGAAGCTCGGGTTCCACCGGTTCTGGGTCTCCGAGCATCACAGCGTGCCGGGCGTCGCCGGATCGGCGCCCACCGTCCTGGCCGCGGCCGTCGCGGCCGCCACATCCACCATCAGGGTCGGTACCGGCGGTGTGATGCTGCCCAATCATCAACCGCTGCTGGTGGCCGAGCAGTTCGGCGTGCTGGAGTCCCTGTTCCCCGGCCGGATCGACATGGGCCTCGGCCGCTCGGTGGGCTTCACCGACGGCATCCGCAGGGCGCTCGGCCGGGACAAGTCGGCCGCCGAGGACTTCGCCGGGCAGCTCACCGAACTGCTCGGCTGGCTGGACGGCACACAGCGGGCCCACCCGCAGGTCCATGCCCTGCCCGCCGAGGGGCTGCGCATACCCCCGTTCCTGCTGGCCACCGACGGGGGCGCGGGTATCGCGGCCGCGGCGGGCCTGCCGCTGGTGGTCGGAGACCTCCGCGGCCGGGAGAAGCTGCTGCGCGCCGTCGAGCGCTACCGCCGGGAATTCCGCCCCTCCGCCTGGGCCACGGAGCCCTATGTGGTCGTGGCGGGCACGGTCGCGCTCGCCGGGAGCACGGCGGAGGCCCGTCGAATCCTGATCCCGGAAGCATGGTCCATGGCCCATTCCCGGACCCACGGCGTCTTCCCGCCGCTCGCCCCCGCCGAGCGGGTCGAGGCGCGGACCATGACGGAGAAGGAGCGCCGATTCTACGAGGACGGGCTGCGCGGACACCTCCACGGCACGGAGGACGAAGTCGCCACGGAGCTCGAAACGGTCATCAAGGAGACCGGTGCCGACGAGGTGCTCGTCACGACCAGTACGTACGACCGCGCGGCTCTGGTCGGCTCATTGCGCCGGCTGGCCCGGATCGCGCGGCTGACCCCTCGGCGTGGAGCGCCCGGCGC of Streptomyces sp. NBC_01363 contains these proteins:
- a CDS encoding MsnO8 family LLM class oxidoreductase, whose protein sequence is MSSVIASTRFSVLDRSRIREGHDGPEALRDSVRLAEEAEKLGFHRFWVSEHHSVPGVAGSAPTVLAAAVAAATSTIRVGTGGVMLPNHQPLLVAEQFGVLESLFPGRIDMGLGRSVGFTDGIRRALGRDKSAAEDFAGQLTELLGWLDGTQRAHPQVHALPAEGLRIPPFLLATDGGAGIAAAAGLPLVVGDLRGREKLLRAVERYRREFRPSAWATEPYVVVAGTVALAGSTAEARRILIPEAWSMAHSRTHGVFPPLAPAERVEARTMTEKERRFYEDGLRGHLHGTEDEVATELETVIKETGADEVLVTTSTYDRAALVGSLRRLARIARLTPRRGAPGALR
- a CDS encoding DUF6381 family protein, whose amino-acid sequence is MSELDELRSRVRQMRAKAKDLKDEAERTTDPEERRRLKEKASRIESESEQVSGMASGDIYPME